A single Halarcobacter anaerophilus DNA region contains:
- a CDS encoding HlyD family secretion protein → MGNKFKIFFLFILLLIVAGTIYIGYKRVNSSSLPKEFALGNGRLETTQVDITSKLSGRLLNIEVEEGDIVEKGQVLARLDTNELQAKLREAKAYVEQAKQEENYANAIVEERESELKLAKTNYNRTLKLYKKRSVPLSNLQNDETKLKTAQAALLAAKAQVINAKAVIKAAQAKVETVQVNIDESTLYSPIKGRVLYKIAQNGEMISNGGKVLVVLDLKDTYMTIFLPTSQAGLVNIGSDARIVLDAIPHIAIPSYVTFVSPLAQFTPKEIETQTEREKLMFRIKVRIEPKLLEKYFEKIKTGLPGVAYVRLNSNTPWPKELNNLPKSVDEK, encoded by the coding sequence ATGGGCAATAAATTCAAAATCTTTTTCCTCTTTATTTTACTATTAATAGTTGCAGGAACAATTTACATTGGATATAAAAGAGTAAATTCATCTTCTTTACCTAAAGAGTTTGCTTTAGGAAATGGAAGACTTGAAACTACGCAAGTTGATATCACTTCAAAATTATCCGGACGACTTCTTAATATAGAGGTTGAAGAAGGAGATATTGTAGAAAAAGGGCAGGTTCTTGCAAGACTTGATACAAATGAACTACAAGCTAAATTAAGAGAAGCAAAAGCTTATGTAGAACAGGCAAAACAAGAAGAGAATTATGCCAATGCTATAGTTGAAGAAAGAGAGAGTGAATTAAAATTAGCAAAAACTAATTATAACAGAACATTAAAGCTGTATAAAAAAAGAAGTGTTCCTTTGTCTAATCTACAAAATGACGAAACAAAATTAAAAACTGCCCAAGCAGCTTTACTTGCGGCAAAAGCACAGGTAATCAACGCAAAAGCTGTTATAAAAGCGGCACAGGCAAAAGTAGAAACAGTGCAGGTAAATATAGATGAGAGTACATTATATTCTCCTATAAAAGGTAGAGTTTTATATAAAATTGCCCAAAACGGAGAGATGATCTCAAATGGAGGGAAAGTTTTAGTCGTACTTGATTTAAAAGATACTTATATGACAATCTTCCTTCCGACCTCACAAGCAGGGTTGGTAAATATCGGTTCGGACGCAAGAATTGTTTTAGATGCTATTCCTCATATAGCAATTCCATCTTACGTAACTTTTGTTTCCCCTTTAGCTCAATTTACACCAAAAGAGATAGAGACGCAAACAGAGAGAGAAAAACTTATGTTTAGAATAAAAGTCAGAATCGAGCCTAAATTATTAGAAAAATATTTTGAAAAAATAAAAACAGGTCTACCCGGAGTTGCTTATGTTAGATTAAATTCAAATACTCCTTGGCCTAAAGAGTTAAATAATCTGCCAAAAAGTGTAGATGAGAAATAG